The Rhodothermales bacterium DNA segment GCTGATGGCTCACGGCCGACTGCGTCACGTCGAGGGCGTCGGTGAGGGCGTGGACGTTCACCTCGCCCGCCCGTAGCAGGCAGAGGATGCGGAGCCGCGTCGGATCGGCTACGCCCTTGAGCAGACGCACCGATTCCTCGACCACGTCGGTCGGTGGAAGCTGCTCGTCGGAAGCTGCGGAGGGATCGGACACCATCGAAAAAGGAGCGGGGTTACCCCCATAGTACGGTACGGAAGCCTCGGCGTTGCCGACTGGCCCCGCGTTCTGCTCTCGGCCGGCGAACTCCTTCACCGCGCCTCCGGGCGGGCTGAGGCGACCGCAGCCCACGACCACCCGCCGTCTTCTACCAGGCCCCGGAGCAGCCGACG contains these protein-coding regions:
- a CDS encoding metalloregulator ArsR/SmtB family transcription factor, encoding MVSDPSAASDEQLPPTDVVEESVRLLKGVADPTRLRILCLLRAGEVNVHALTDALDVTQSAVSHQLRVLREARLVATRRAGRYVYYRLTDDHVHDILSAALDHGREVR